GGGTCCGCGGCGCGACACTCGGCAACGACGTCAACCTCCGCGACATCGAGGGGCGCAGCGCCCTGCTGCTCTCCCGCGCGAAGGACAACAACGCCTCCTGCGCGATCGGCCCGTTCATCCGACTGCTCGACGACGGCTTCGGCCTCGACACCGTACGCAGCCTCGACATCGACCTCCGTGTCGAAGGCACGGACGGCTACGTCCTGCACGGCAGCAGCTCCATGCGCGAAATCAGCCGTGACGTTGGGGACCTGGTGGCCGCCACCTACGGTCCGCATCATCAATACCCGGACGGCTTTGTGCTGTTCACCGGAACGCTGTTCGCCCCCACCGAGGACCGCCGGACACCCGGTGAGGGCTTTACCCACGAGTACGGTGACATCGTGCGGATCTCCAGCCCGCAGCTCGGCACTCTGGTCAACACCGTCATCACCAGCGAGCAGGCCACGCCGTGGACGTTCGGTGTGGGTGCGCTGATGCGCAACCTCGCTCGGCGCGGGGTGCTCTGAGACTGCTACGTCCACGGCCCCTGGCAGAAGGCGGCGTGCAGGCGCCGCGTGTGATCCACGTAGCGCTCGGTTCCGGTCAGCGTGACTGTGGCCGTCAGGCGCGGATCCGCGCTGGAGGCAGCCAACCGCAGTTCCAGCTGGCCCGGTTCGACCAGACGCCGACCATCTCGTCCGGTGAACGAGGCGAGGTCGGCCGGGACCGTGACCCGCAAGCGGCGGGCCTCGTTCGGCTCCAGTTGCACCCGGGTGTAGCCGATCAGGCGCTGCACCGGCTGGACCACGGAGGCAACCGGGTCATGCAGGTAGAGCTGGACAACCTCCGTTCCGGCACGTCCGCCTGTGTTGCGTACGGTGAAGGAGAGGGTGAACTCGCCGTCGGTCTGTGCTTCCGGGGCGTCCACGGCCAACTCCGCCCAGTCGAACCGTGTATAGGAAAGGCCGTGGCCGAAGGCGAACGCAGGGGTCGGGTCGATGGTGGACACGTCGCCGGCGTGTGCGAGGCGCGCCCCGAGGTAGGTGGCCGGTTGGGAGCCCGGTAGGCGCGGCACACTGACCGGCAGACGCCCTGACGGGTTGGTACGGCCACTGAGCACCCCGGCGATCGCGTGGGTGCCCTCCTCGCCGGGGAAGAAGGACTGCACGATCGCGGCGGACTCCTCCACGGCGCGGCCGAGGGCGTACGGTCGTCCGGCGAGCAGCACGGTGATCAGGGGTGTCTCCTGGTCGAGCAGGACGTCGAGCAGGTGCTGCTGCGCACCGGGCAGCGCCAGCGATTCGGCGTCGCACCCCTCGCCGCTGGTGCCCCGCCCGAAGAGCCCGGCGCGGTCGCCGAGCGCGACGACGGCAACGTCGGCCTCGCGCGCCGCCTGAGCGGCCTTGCCAATACCGGACAGGTCGCCGTCGTCGATCCCGGTGCCACGGACGAACGTGATCTCGGCGTCGGGGAACTCGGCGGCGAGTGTGTCACGCAATGTGGGCAGCTGGATGCCCAGTGGTGTGCCGGGGTGGCGGACGCCGATGTGCTGGGGGAAGGAGTAGCAGCCCAGTACGGCGGTGGGTTCGTCGGCGTTGGGACCGAGCAGGGCGATGCGGCGTGGCCTTTCGAGCGGCAGGGTGCCGTCGTTGCTCAGCACCACGACCGCTTTCTCGGCGAGTGTGCGGGCCAGTGAGCGGTTCTGCGGTCCGTCCAGGTCGATCCTGCCGCGCAGAGCGGGCGGATCGTCCAGGTCGGCCCCGTCGAGGGCGGCCGGCACGGGATTCCAGTCCTTGTCGAGCAGACCGAGCGTCGCCTTCTGTGTGAGGACCCGGCGCAGGGCACGATCGACCAGCGTCTCCGGTACGCGGCCGTCGGTGACGGCCTCGGCCAGGGGCGCGCCGTATGTCTTGACGTTGGGCAGTTCGACGTCGATGCCTGCGTGCAGCGCTGTGCCTGCGGCGTCGGCCCAGTCGGCTGCGACGCCGTGCAGCGTTTTCAGGAAGGCGATGGCGAAGTAGTCGGCGACGACGGTGCCCTCGAAGCCCCACGTGTCGCGCAGCAGCCCGGTGAGCAGTTCCTCGTCGGCTGCGGAGGGGATGCCGTCGGTGTCGGTGTAGGCGTTCATCACCGATCGGGCGCCGCTCTCACGGATCGCCATCTCGAAGGGCGGCAGCAGAACATCGGCGCGCTCACGGGGCCCCAGGGAGGTGGGGGCGAGGTTACGGCCGGCGCGGGAGGCCGAGTAGCCGACGAAGTGTTTGAGGGTGGCGACGATCCCGGCTGACTCCAGGCCCTGCACGTAGGCCGTGCCGATGGTGCCGACCAGGTAGGGGTCTTCGCCGATGGTTTCCTCGACCCGGCCCCAGCGGGCGTCGCGCACGACGTCCAGGACGGGCGCGAGTCCTTGGTGGACACCGACGGCGCGCATGTCGCGGCCGATGGCGGCGGCCATGTGCCGTACCACCTCCGGGTCGAAAGTGGCGCCCCAGGACAGCGGAACGGGGTAGGCCGTCGCCCCCCAGGCGGCGAAGCCCGCCAGGCACTCGTCGTGTGCGAGGGCGGGGATGCCGAACCGGTTCGTGGCGGCGATACGGGTCTGGGTGCGGGCCAGGGACAGCGCGCCCAGCGCGGGGTCGACGGGGACGGTGCCGAAGGGCCGGGTCAGTTGCCCGAGACCGGTCGGCAGGAGTGCGTCGAGGTCGACGGCCTCCTCCATGTCGTGCTGGTGGGGGGCCACTTCACCGCCCTGGTCGGAGGCGCCCACCCACACCCCGTACAGCTGGGCGATCTTCTCCTGAAGGGTCATCGCGTCGATCAGGGCGTCGACTCGCGTGGGCAGGGGCAGGGTTGGGTCGTTCCATACGGGGACGGCGGAGGTGTCTTCTGCGGGCACGTTCGCGGTCACTTCCTCCCACGCCCGTCGGCCCCTGGGTCAGGGCATGCCCGGGCCGGGTTGGCGTCGGTGTCTATGTCGGTGTTGACGTCCGTCAACGGCTGAATCCGGCGGTCAGGCCGCTCAGCAACTGGCGGCGGCCGAACGCGTACAGGACCAGGACGGGCAGTGTGGTGAGGACGACGGCAGCGAGAACGGCAGGGACATTGACCCCGTACTGGCCCTGGAACGTCCACAGTGCGAGCGGCAGCGTCCGGCGCTCAGGGCTCTGCGTGAGGATCAGCGGCAACAGGAATCCGTTCCAGATGGTCAGTGCGTTGAAGATGGTCACGGTGAGGATGGCCGGTCGGGTGAGGGGCGCCGCCAGCCGCCACAGGGTCGTCCATTCGGTGGCGCCGTCGACCCGCATCGAGTCGAACAGTTCTTTGGGCACGTCGCGGATGAAGTTGGTCAGCACCAGCACCGACAGCGGGATGGCGAAGGCGATCGACGGAAGGATCAGTGCCAGCAGGCTGTCGTACAGACGCAGTTTGATGATGATGAGGTAGACCGGGATCACCGTCGCCTGCAGCGGGATGGCCAGGCCCATCAGAAACAGCCCGTTGACCGCGCGCAGGACCCGCATGCGCCAGCCACGCACGATCGCGTAGGCGGCCATGAAGGAGAACACGACCGCGGGCACCACGGCGCCGGCGGTGACCACGACGCTGTTCACGAAGTAGCGGACGAAGTCGGACTCGATGACCATCCGGTAGTTGTCCAGTGTGGGATCACTCGAAGGCATCAGCGGGTTGCTCGCGTAGTAGCGGCTCCGCGCCTTGAGGCTGGTGATCAGGGCCCAGTACAGGGGTACGGCGACGATGGCGAGCCAGAGCCATCCGGCCAGGCCGCCGGCCCAGTTGCGGCGGCGGCCCGACCTGCGGGTGGGGCGCTGCCGCTCGCGGTGGGTGGCCTTCTGCGGTCGTCGGGGTTCGGTGAGCGTGGTGGCCATGTCAGACC
Above is a window of Streptomyces sp. SAI-135 DNA encoding:
- a CDS encoding glycoside hydrolase family 3 N-terminal domain-containing protein, with protein sequence MTANVPAEDTSAVPVWNDPTLPLPTRVDALIDAMTLQEKIAQLYGVWVGASDQGGEVAPHQHDMEEAVDLDALLPTGLGQLTRPFGTVPVDPALGALSLARTQTRIAATNRFGIPALAHDECLAGFAAWGATAYPVPLSWGATFDPEVVRHMAAAIGRDMRAVGVHQGLAPVLDVVRDARWGRVEETIGEDPYLVGTIGTAYVQGLESAGIVATLKHFVGYSASRAGRNLAPTSLGPRERADVLLPPFEMAIRESGARSVMNAYTDTDGIPSAADEELLTGLLRDTWGFEGTVVADYFAIAFLKTLHGVAADWADAAGTALHAGIDVELPNVKTYGAPLAEAVTDGRVPETLVDRALRRVLTQKATLGLLDKDWNPVPAALDGADLDDPPALRGRIDLDGPQNRSLARTLAEKAVVVLSNDGTLPLERPRRIALLGPNADEPTAVLGCYSFPQHIGVRHPGTPLGIQLPTLRDTLAAEFPDAEITFVRGTGIDDGDLSGIGKAAQAAREADVAVVALGDRAGLFGRGTSGEGCDAESLALPGAQQHLLDVLLDQETPLITVLLAGRPYALGRAVEESAAIVQSFFPGEEGTHAIAGVLSGRTNPSGRLPVSVPRLPGSQPATYLGARLAHAGDVSTIDPTPAFAFGHGLSYTRFDWAELAVDAPEAQTDGEFTLSFTVRNTGGRAGTEVVQLYLHDPVASVVQPVQRLIGYTRVQLEPNEARRLRVTVPADLASFTGRDGRRLVEPGQLELRLAASSADPRLTATVTLTGTERYVDHTRRLHAAFCQGPWT
- a CDS encoding carbohydrate ABC transporter permease translates to MATTLTEPRRPQKATHRERQRPTRRSGRRRNWAGGLAGWLWLAIVAVPLYWALITSLKARSRYYASNPLMPSSDPTLDNYRMVIESDFVRYFVNSVVVTAGAVVPAVVFSFMAAYAIVRGWRMRVLRAVNGLFLMGLAIPLQATVIPVYLIIIKLRLYDSLLALILPSIAFAIPLSVLVLTNFIRDVPKELFDSMRVDGATEWTTLWRLAAPLTRPAILTVTIFNALTIWNGFLLPLILTQSPERRTLPLALWTFQGQYGVNVPAVLAAVVLTTLPVLVLYAFGRRQLLSGLTAGFSR